A region of Sulfitobacter faviae DNA encodes the following proteins:
- a CDS encoding pirin family protein, whose translation MSLRPTLETRRATPTMEGAGVKLHRAFGFHDPSELDPFLLFDDFRNEHPRDFEKGFPWHPHRGIETITYVLEGTVAHADSLGNTGDLNAGDVQWMTAGSGILHQEMPRGNDKGQMHGFQLWGNLPSAQKMTAPRYQDMKSAEIPVVTDDDGTRVKIITGEFWGKRGPVDGIAADPQYLDIFVPAGVKKTFRIDTYRRAFAYVFQGAGAFADASAPSGVLLEKEVAGEEVNIRDMSGDRTLIRFGTGDEVTVQAGEEGVRFLLISGAPIEEPVAWHGPIVMNTRAEIQQAMRDLNNGTFIRPAH comes from the coding sequence ATGTCCCTCAGACCCACATTGGAAACCCGCCGCGCCACGCCCACGATGGAAGGCGCCGGGGTGAAACTACACCGCGCTTTCGGCTTCCACGACCCGTCGGAGCTTGACCCCTTTCTGCTGTTCGACGACTTCCGCAACGAGCATCCGCGCGACTTTGAGAAAGGCTTCCCTTGGCACCCGCACCGCGGGATCGAGACGATCACCTATGTGCTCGAAGGGACCGTGGCCCATGCGGATTCGCTCGGCAATACCGGTGATCTGAACGCGGGCGACGTGCAGTGGATGACCGCCGGATCGGGCATCCTGCACCAAGAAATGCCGCGCGGGAACGACAAGGGGCAGATGCACGGCTTCCAGCTTTGGGGCAACCTGCCCTCGGCCCAGAAGATGACCGCGCCGCGCTATCAGGATATGAAATCCGCCGAGATCCCGGTGGTGACCGATGACGACGGCACGAGGGTCAAGATCATCACCGGCGAGTTCTGGGGCAAACGCGGCCCCGTCGACGGCATCGCCGCCGATCCGCAGTATCTGGATATCTTCGTGCCTGCAGGCGTGAAAAAGACCTTTCGGATCGACACCTACCGCCGGGCTTTTGCCTATGTCTTTCAAGGTGCGGGCGCTTTTGCCGATGCCTCTGCCCCTTCGGGCGTGCTGCTGGAGAAAGAGGTCGCCGGCGAAGAGGTCAACATCCGCGACATGTCCGGGGACCGCACGCTCATCCGCTTTGGCACCGGCGATGAGGTCACGGTGCAGGCCGGGGAGGAAGGGGTGCGTTTTCTGCTGATTTCGGGCGCGCCGATTGAAGAGCCGGTGGCGTGGCACGGGCCGATCGTGATGAACACCCGCGCCGAGATACAGCAGGCGATGCGGGATCTGAACAACGGGACCTTCATCCGCCCCGCCCATTGA
- the rpiA gene encoding ribose-5-phosphate isomerase RpiA translates to MSGDLSPIDKAKFVAAKRACEFVEDGMRVGLGTGSTAAWLVRCLGEMVRDDGLRIKGVPTSSRTAQLARDVGIEVISLDEAKWLDLTIDGADEFDGDLNLIKGGGGALLQEKIVATASDQMVVIADIGKEVHHLGAFPLPIEVIPFGWQTTQALVEETLISMDVLGQSSTLRMNGEVPFITDEGNYILDLRLGRIGNARQLALVLNQMPGVVENGLFIDICDAVVIGYGDGRVEVRDINEGTVATDRLEFVETDNLFSDLSD, encoded by the coding sequence ATGTCCGGAGACCTATCACCGATCGACAAGGCCAAATTCGTGGCCGCGAAACGGGCGTGCGAATTCGTGGAAGACGGGATGCGCGTGGGGCTTGGCACCGGATCGACGGCGGCGTGGCTGGTGCGCTGTCTGGGCGAGATGGTGCGCGACGATGGGCTGCGGATCAAAGGCGTGCCGACCTCCTCGCGCACCGCGCAACTGGCGCGGGATGTGGGGATCGAGGTGATCTCTCTCGATGAGGCGAAATGGCTCGACCTGACGATTGACGGGGCGGATGAATTCGACGGTGACCTGAACCTCATCAAGGGCGGCGGCGGGGCCTTGCTGCAAGAAAAGATCGTGGCGACGGCCAGTGACCAGATGGTCGTGATCGCCGATATCGGCAAAGAGGTGCATCATCTGGGGGCATTCCCCCTGCCGATCGAGGTGATTCCCTTTGGCTGGCAGACCACGCAGGCGCTGGTCGAAGAGACGCTGATCTCGATGGATGTGCTGGGCCAAAGCTCGACCCTGCGGATGAATGGCGAGGTGCCTTTTATCACCGACGAGGGGAACTATATCCTAGACCTGCGGCTGGGGCGCATCGGCAACGCACGGCAATTGGCGCTGGTGCTGAACCAGATGCCCGGTGTGGTGGAAAACGGCCTGTTCATAGATATCTGTGACGCGGTTGTGATCGGTTACGGGGATGGCAGGGTCGAGGTGCGCGACATAAATGAAGGCACCGTGGCGACCGACCGTTTGGAATTCGTCGAGACCGACAACCTGTTTTCCGACCTGAGCGATTAA
- the hflC gene encoding protease modulator HflC has product MRKTSLIIPIVVIAIVGILSAVFVVDEREKALVLRFGQIKQVRNEPGIGFKVPLLDEVVRYEDRILSLETPVIEVTPADDRRLEIDAFVLYRIDDMVQYRQALGAGGERQAESEMGGIMESQIRAVLGSQGVTSNTILSPERADLMEQIRVRADARAQALGLKVVDVRLRQTNLPEQNFDATLQRMIAEREREATDERARGREAAQRVIALADRTYEEILSEARRDARIIEGEADAQRNNIFAQAYGKDQEFFEFYRSLSAYEQALQGQNSTMVMSPDSEFFNYLRSDRSATTSVDAIAPPQSPAADAPAAEPAPEADNAAAEDTQEEAAPAAPATPAPAAPEAETDLPAALEE; this is encoded by the coding sequence ATGCGGAAAACAAGTCTTATCATCCCCATCGTGGTGATCGCCATCGTGGGCATCCTGTCGGCTGTCTTTGTGGTGGACGAGCGCGAGAAGGCGCTGGTGCTGCGTTTCGGCCAGATCAAACAGGTCCGCAACGAGCCGGGCATCGGGTTCAAAGTCCCGCTTTTGGATGAGGTCGTGCGCTACGAAGACCGCATCTTGTCGCTGGAAACCCCGGTGATCGAAGTCACCCCCGCCGATGACCGGCGCCTTGAGATCGACGCCTTCGTGCTCTACCGCATCGACGATATGGTGCAGTACCGGCAAGCTTTGGGTGCGGGCGGTGAACGTCAGGCCGAAAGCGAGATGGGCGGCATCATGGAAAGCCAAATCCGTGCCGTGCTCGGCTCGCAGGGCGTGACATCCAACACCATCCTGTCGCCCGAACGGGCCGACCTGATGGAGCAGATCCGTGTCCGCGCCGATGCCCGCGCGCAGGCGCTTGGCCTCAAGGTGGTGGATGTGCGTCTGCGTCAGACAAACCTGCCCGAGCAGAACTTCGACGCGACCCTGCAACGGATGATCGCCGAGCGTGAGCGTGAAGCGACCGACGAACGCGCCCGTGGCCGCGAAGCCGCGCAGCGTGTCATCGCCCTTGCTGATCGTACCTACGAAGAGATCCTCTCGGAGGCCCGTCGTGACGCGCGGATCATCGAAGGCGAGGCGGACGCTCAGCGGAACAACATCTTCGCGCAGGCCTATGGCAAGGATCAGGAATTCTTTGAATTCTACCGCTCGCTCAGCGCCTATGAGCAGGCTTTGCAGGGGCAGAACTCCACCATGGTGATGTCGCCGGATAGTGAGTTCTTTAACTATCTGCGGTCGGACCGCAGCGCCACGACCTCGGTCGATGCGATTGCACCGCCGCAGAGCCCTGCCGCCGATGCGCCCGCGGCTGAGCCAGCGCCGGAGGCAGATAACGCTGCGGCAGAGGATACGCAGGAGGAGGCTGCCCCCGCGGCCCCCGCCACGCCAGCCCCCGCCGCACCGGAGGCTGAGACAGATCTGCCAGCGGCGCTGGAAGAATGA
- the gorA gene encoding glutathione-disulfide reductase encodes MAKNEFDYDLFVIGGGSGGVRAARVAAGEHDAKVGLAEEDRYGGTCVIRGCVPKKLMVFASGYADVVDEAKCFGWDLKAGPFDWHDFKGRLNTELDRLEGVYRKLLKNSGVDTFDARARIKDPHTVALSDGTEKTAKHILIASGGRPVRPEIENAELGLVSDDLFHLEKLPKSILIIGGGYIACEFACILNGLGVEVTQYYRGAQILRGFDDEARGMVAEMMQEKGIDLHLGTNILEMTPSHEDGSGPMKVKPTNGTEKMFDQVLFATGRRPNSDDMGLEDLGVKLGRSGEIEVDEYSQTAVPSVYAIGDVTNRINLTPVAIREGMAFVETVFGGNPTPVDHDLVPSAIFTQPEMGTVGLSEEAAREAGPIEVYATSFKPMQGAFAGKADRVLMKLIVCAETRVVLGCHIVAPNAGELIQMVGIAVKMGATKEQFDATCAVHPTMSEELVTMRNPTRTA; translated from the coding sequence ATGGCCAAGAATGAATTCGATTACGACCTGTTTGTCATCGGTGGCGGCTCGGGCGGTGTGCGCGCGGCGCGTGTCGCGGCGGGCGAACATGACGCCAAGGTCGGTCTGGCCGAGGAAGACCGCTATGGCGGGACCTGCGTGATCCGGGGCTGCGTGCCCAAAAAGCTGATGGTCTTCGCCTCGGGCTATGCCGATGTGGTGGATGAGGCGAAATGCTTTGGCTGGGATCTCAAGGCCGGGCCGTTTGACTGGCATGACTTCAAAGGCCGTCTGAATACTGAGTTGGACCGCCTCGAAGGCGTCTATCGCAAGCTTCTGAAGAACTCCGGCGTTGACACATTCGACGCCCGCGCGCGGATCAAGGACCCCCATACCGTGGCCCTGTCCGACGGCACCGAGAAGACCGCGAAACACATCCTCATCGCCAGCGGTGGTCGCCCCGTGCGCCCCGAGATCGAGAATGCGGAACTGGGGCTGGTCTCTGACGATCTGTTCCATCTGGAGAAGCTGCCCAAGTCGATCCTGATCATCGGCGGCGGCTATATCGCCTGTGAATTCGCCTGTATCCTCAACGGTTTGGGTGTCGAGGTGACGCAATACTACCGCGGCGCGCAGATTCTGCGCGGCTTTGACGACGAAGCCCGCGGCATGGTGGCCGAGATGATGCAGGAAAAGGGGATCGACCTGCATTTGGGCACCAACATTCTGGAGATGACGCCCAGCCACGAAGACGGCAGCGGCCCGATGAAGGTCAAGCCGACCAACGGCACCGAAAAGATGTTCGACCAAGTGCTCTTTGCCACGGGCCGTCGCCCGAACAGCGATGACATGGGGCTGGAAGACCTGGGCGTGAAACTGGGCCGCAGCGGTGAGATTGAGGTGGATGAATACAGCCAGACCGCGGTGCCTTCCGTCTATGCCATCGGCGACGTGACCAACCGCATCAACCTCACGCCCGTGGCGATCCGCGAGGGCATGGCCTTTGTCGAGACCGTCTTTGGCGGCAATCCGACGCCGGTAGATCATGATCTGGTGCCTTCGGCGATCTTCACCCAGCCCGAGATGGGCACCGTGGGGCTGAGCGAGGAGGCCGCGCGGGAGGCGGGGCCGATTGAGGTCTATGCGACCTCCTTCAAACCGATGCAGGGCGCTTTTGCGGGCAAGGCCGACCGGGTGCTGATGAAGCTCATCGTCTGCGCCGAGACGCGGGTGGTGCTGGGCTGTCATATCGTCGCACCCAACGCGGGCGAATTGATCCAGATGGTCGGCATCGCGGTCAAGATGGGCGCCACGAAAGAGCAGTTCGACGCCACATGCGCGGTGCACCCGACCATGTCCGAAGAACTGGTGACGATGCGTAATCCGACCCGCACGGCTTGA
- a CDS encoding homoserine dehydrogenase, whose translation MSKPLRLGIAGLGTVGVGVLRILRQQAALLEARTGCAMTVSAVSARTRNKDRGLSLSSYDWEDDPVKLATRDDVDVFVELMGGADGPAKAATEAALAAGKHVVTANKAMLAIHGQALAEQAEGAGVALRYEAAVAGGIPVIKTLMEGLAGNEITRIMGVMNGSCNYILTRMEDSGKTYQEIFAEADGLGYLEADPQLDVGGIDAAHKLAILSSIAFGTKIDFDGIQLEGIERVAIEDIRAAADMGYKIKLLGVTQKTGRGLEQRMMPCLVPQTSPLGQLDGGTNMVVIEGDAVGQIVLRGAGAGEGPTASAVMADVCDIARGLRGPVFGQPAETLEQTTPASSQRPAPYYLRMALVDKPGALAKIATVLGEAGVSIYRMRQYEHADVSAPVLIVTHKTSRDALLEALANMDKTGVLAGEPVALRIEEV comes from the coding sequence ATGTCTAAGCCGCTTCGCCTCGGGATTGCCGGATTGGGAACCGTGGGCGTGGGTGTGCTGCGCATTCTGCGCCAGCAGGCCGCCCTGTTAGAGGCCCGTACCGGCTGCGCGATGACGGTCTCGGCGGTTTCGGCCCGCACCCGGAACAAGGACCGCGGACTGTCACTCTCTTCCTATGATTGGGAGGATGACCCCGTCAAACTGGCGACACGCGATGACGTGGATGTGTTCGTGGAACTCATGGGCGGCGCGGATGGGCCTGCCAAGGCCGCGACCGAGGCCGCGCTGGCGGCGGGCAAACATGTGGTCACCGCGAACAAGGCAATGCTGGCGATCCATGGCCAAGCCTTGGCCGAACAGGCCGAAGGCGCGGGCGTGGCCCTGCGCTATGAGGCCGCTGTGGCAGGCGGCATCCCGGTCATCAAGACGCTGATGGAAGGGCTTGCCGGGAATGAGATCACCCGGATCATGGGGGTGATGAACGGCTCGTGCAATTACATCCTGACGCGGATGGAGGACTCGGGCAAGACCTATCAAGAGATCTTTGCCGAAGCCGATGGGTTGGGCTATCTCGAAGCCGATCCGCAACTGGATGTGGGCGGCATCGACGCGGCGCATAAGCTGGCGATCCTGTCCTCCATCGCCTTCGGCACCAAGATCGACTTTGATGGCATCCAGCTTGAGGGGATCGAGCGGGTCGCCATCGAAGACATCCGCGCCGCCGCCGACATGGGCTACAAGATCAAACTGCTGGGCGTGACCCAGAAAACCGGCCGCGGGCTGGAGCAGCGGATGATGCCCTGCCTCGTGCCGCAAACATCGCCTTTGGGGCAGCTTGATGGCGGCACCAATATGGTGGTGATCGAAGGCGATGCCGTGGGTCAGATCGTGCTGCGCGGTGCCGGTGCGGGCGAAGGGCCGACGGCGAGCGCGGTGATGGCCGATGTCTGCGACATCGCGCGCGGGTTGCGCGGGCCGGTCTTTGGCCAGCCTGCCGAGACGCTTGAACAAACCACCCCCGCCAGCAGTCAGCGCCCTGCCCCCTACTACCTGCGCATGGCGCTGGTCGACAAACCCGGCGCGCTGGCGAAAATCGCCACGGTGCTGGGCGAAGCGGGTGTGAGCATCTACCGGATGCGCCAGTATGAACATGCGGATGTCTCGGCCCCCGTGCTGATCGTGACCCATAAGACCAGCCGCGATGCACTGCTGGAAGCGCTGGCGAATATGGACAAGACGGGCGTGCTGGCCGGTGAGCCGGTAGCGCTCCGGATCGAAGAGGTCTGA
- a CDS encoding TetR/AcrR family transcriptional regulator: MARTTGSHSDITGPRVRAAALRLFARGGYAAVSMRAIAAEVGVQAGALYNYTPDKQSLLFDLMQAHMTDLLAETPHDPSRPAKQQLQDFVAFHIRFHADRPDEVFIAYMELRNLTEENFAVIERLRRDYEDRLEAILRAGVASGDFAVADTKIVTLAIIAMLTGVNTWYRAGGRLSLDEVVAQYWDMVRKAVTA; this comes from the coding sequence ATGGCAAGAACCACAGGCTCCCACTCCGATATCACCGGCCCGCGTGTCCGCGCCGCCGCGCTGCGGCTTTTCGCCCGGGGCGGCTATGCCGCCGTGTCCATGCGTGCCATCGCCGCCGAAGTCGGCGTGCAGGCCGGGGCGCTTTATAACTACACCCCCGACAAGCAGAGCCTGTTGTTCGACCTGATGCAGGCGCATATGACCGATCTGCTGGCCGAAACGCCCCATGATCCGAGCCGCCCCGCCAAGCAGCAGTTGCAGGATTTCGTGGCCTTCCACATCCGTTTTCACGCGGACCGGCCCGATGAGGTTTTCATCGCCTATATGGAGTTGCGCAATCTGACGGAGGAGAATTTCGCCGTGATCGAGCGCCTGCGCCGCGACTACGAAGATCGCCTTGAAGCGATCCTGCGCGCCGGGGTGGCCAGTGGCGATTTCGCCGTCGCCGATACCAAGATCGTGACACTGGCGATCATCGCCATGCTGACGGGGGTGAACACTTGGTACCGCGCGGGCGGACGGCTGTCGCTGGACGAGGTCGTGGCACAATATTGGGACATGGTGCGCAAGGCCGTGACCGCCTGA
- a CDS encoding Do family serine endopeptidase → MRAMAMGVMALTLLILQASMALAKPESLAPLAEKISPSVVNITTSTTVEGRTGPQGIVPEGSPFEDFFREFQDRNNGEGNRPRRSSALGSGFVISEDGYVVTNNHVIESADEITIEFFSGEELVAEVIGTDPKTDIALLKVEADAPLPFVSFGDSNAARVGDWVIAMGNPLGQGFSVSAGIVSARNRALSGTYDDYIQTDAAINRGNSGGPLFNMDGEVIGVNTAILSPNGGSIGIGFSMASNVVTRVIDQLQEYGETRRGWLGVRIQDVTDDVADAMDLKKAVGALITDVPEGPAREAGLKTGDVIKSFDGVEVVDTRGLVRQVGNSPVGATVRVTVLRDGKTQTIKVVLGRREEADGAVPDGMDDNADEGAEVEPQSTMLMGLTLMPLTDELRAELGADDDMTGLAVTDVDQTSEAFEKGLRMGDIITEAGQEQVSTIADLEARIAAAKEAGRRSLLLLVRRGGDPRFVALSLAE, encoded by the coding sequence ATGCGAGCGATGGCAATGGGGGTGATGGCGCTGACCCTCCTGATCCTGCAAGCCAGCATGGCGCTGGCCAAACCCGAAAGCCTCGCCCCGCTGGCCGAGAAAATTAGCCCTTCGGTGGTCAATATCACCACCTCTACCACGGTTGAGGGCCGCACCGGGCCGCAGGGCATCGTGCCCGAAGGCTCGCCCTTCGAAGACTTCTTTCGCGAGTTTCAGGACCGCAACAATGGTGAGGGCAACCGGCCCCGCCGTTCCTCGGCCCTTGGCTCGGGTTTCGTGATTTCCGAAGATGGCTATGTGGTGACCAACAATCACGTCATCGAAAGCGCGGATGAGATCACCATCGAATTCTTCTCGGGCGAGGAATTGGTCGCCGAGGTCATCGGCACCGACCCCAAGACTGACATCGCGCTTTTGAAGGTCGAAGCGGACGCGCCGCTGCCCTTCGTCTCTTTCGGTGACAGCAACGCCGCGCGGGTGGGGGACTGGGTGATTGCCATGGGCAACCCGCTCGGGCAGGGCTTTTCGGTCTCGGCTGGCATCGTGTCAGCGCGCAACCGGGCGCTGTCGGGCACCTATGACGATTACATTCAGACCGACGCCGCGATCAACCGCGGCAACTCCGGCGGGCCGCTGTTCAACATGGATGGCGAGGTGATCGGCGTGAACACCGCGATCCTGTCGCCCAACGGCGGCTCCATCGGCATCGGTTTTTCGATGGCGTCGAATGTCGTCACCCGCGTGATTGACCAATTGCAGGAATATGGCGAGACCCGCCGCGGCTGGCTGGGCGTGCGCATTCAGGACGTGACCGATGACGTGGCCGATGCCATGGACCTCAAGAAAGCCGTCGGCGCCCTGATCACCGATGTGCCGGAGGGGCCTGCGCGTGAGGCGGGGCTCAAAACCGGCGACGTGATCAAATCCTTCGACGGTGTCGAAGTGGTCGATACCCGTGGTCTTGTCCGTCAGGTGGGCAACAGCCCCGTGGGTGCGACGGTGCGCGTGACCGTGCTGCGTGACGGCAAGACCCAGACCATCAAGGTCGTACTTGGCCGCCGCGAAGAGGCCGATGGCGCGGTTCCCGACGGTATGGATGACAACGCCGATGAGGGGGCCGAGGTCGAGCCGCAGTCGACCATGCTGATGGGCCTGACCCTGATGCCGCTGACAGACGAGCTGCGCGCGGAACTCGGGGCCGATGACGATATGACCGGCCTTGCCGTAACGGATGTGGATCAAACATCGGAGGCCTTCGAGAAGGGCCTGCGCATGGGCGATATCATCACCGAAGCGGGGCAGGAGCAGGTGTCGACCATTGCCGATCTCGAAGCCCGGATCGCCGCGGCGAAAGAGGCGGGCCGCCGCTCTCTGCTGCTGCTGGTGCGCCGGGGCGGCGACCCGCGCTTTGTGGCGCTGTCATTGGCGGAGTGA
- a CDS encoding DUF2065 domain-containing protein: MTLVLLALGSVLIFEGLVYALAPSFLEQMLEMLRRIPEAALRQLGALAVVAGLILVWLAFQLGL; the protein is encoded by the coding sequence ATGACGCTGGTTCTACTGGCTCTAGGGTCGGTTCTGATTTTCGAGGGGCTGGTGTACGCACTGGCCCCTTCGTTTTTGGAACAGATGCTCGAAATGCTCCGCCGCATCCCTGAGGCCGCGCTGCGCCAGCTTGGCGCGCTGGCGGTGGTGGCCGGGTTGATCTTGGTTTGGCTCGCCTTTCAACTGGGGTTGTGA
- a CDS encoding L-serine ammonia-lyase produces MFLSVFDMFKVGIGPSSSHTMGPMVAAGRFLDQMRASPFQFAGLRASLHGSLAFTGVGHATDRATILGLAGFTPEDYDADAAEKVLEEIKQTRRISVDGLPELRFDPERDMIFDYDTKLAGHANGMMLMATDAQGDVTLRETYYSIGGGFVMTEKELAAGKDTDEGAPVPFPFKSAAEMLEMSAKSGKTIAGMKRANEEARGGAENLRAGSKRLWQVMRDCIDRGLTSEGTLPGGLQVKRRAKGIYDALMAERGQNQSAPHTINDWMSVYAMAVNEENAAGGQVVTAPTNGAAGVMPATLRYYLDHVPGASEAHIEDFLLTAAAIGGLVKYNASISGAEAGCQAEVGSAAAMSAAGLCAVMGGTPQQIENAAEIALEHHLGMTCDPVKGLVQVPCIERNGLGAIKAVSAASLALRGDGTHLVPLDACIETMRQTGADMSEKYKETSLGGLAVNVPNC; encoded by the coding sequence ATGTTTCTTTCGGTCTTCGACATGTTCAAAGTGGGCATCGGCCCCTCGTCTTCGCATACCATGGGGCCGATGGTGGCGGCGGGGCGTTTCCTTGACCAGATGCGCGCATCACCCTTCCAATTCGCCGGGCTGCGCGCCTCGCTGCACGGCAGCCTCGCCTTTACCGGCGTCGGCCATGCGACCGACCGCGCCACGATCCTCGGCCTCGCCGGGTTCACGCCCGAGGACTATGACGCAGATGCCGCCGAAAAGGTGCTGGAAGAGATCAAACAAACCCGCCGCATCAGCGTCGACGGTCTGCCCGAACTGCGCTTCGACCCTGAGCGCGACATGATCTTTGACTACGACACCAAGCTTGCGGGCCATGCCAACGGCATGATGCTGATGGCCACCGATGCCCAAGGCGACGTAACCTTACGCGAGACCTATTATTCCATCGGCGGCGGCTTCGTGATGACCGAAAAGGAACTCGCGGCAGGCAAGGACACCGACGAGGGCGCGCCGGTGCCCTTCCCCTTCAAGTCCGCCGCAGAAATGCTTGAGATGTCGGCCAAATCTGGCAAAACCATCGCAGGCATGAAACGCGCCAATGAAGAGGCGCGCGGCGGGGCCGAGAACCTGCGCGCCGGGTCGAAACGGCTGTGGCAGGTCATGCGCGACTGCATAGACCGGGGGCTGACCTCCGAAGGCACCCTGCCCGGCGGGTTGCAGGTGAAACGCCGCGCCAAGGGCATCTACGACGCGCTGATGGCCGAGCGCGGACAGAACCAATCCGCCCCGCATACGATCAACGATTGGATGAGCGTCTACGCCATGGCCGTCAACGAGGAGAACGCCGCAGGCGGGCAGGTCGTGACCGCGCCGACCAACGGGGCCGCAGGTGTGATGCCGGCGACCTTGCGCTATTACCTCGACCATGTCCCCGGCGCGTCAGAGGCGCATATCGAAGACTTCCTGCTCACCGCCGCCGCGATTGGCGGGCTGGTGAAATACAACGCCTCGATCTCAGGCGCCGAAGCAGGCTGTCAGGCCGAAGTCGGCAGCGCCGCCGCCATGTCCGCCGCCGGGCTCTGCGCCGTGATGGGCGGCACCCCGCAGCAGATCGAAAACGCCGCCGAGATCGCGCTGGAGCATCACCTCGGCATGACCTGCGACCCGGTGAAAGGGCTGGTGCAGGTGCCTTGTATCGAGCGCAACGGCTTGGGCGCGATCAAAGCGGTCTCGGCGGCCTCTCTGGCGCTGCGCGGCGACGGCACGCATCTTGTGCCGCTTGATGCCTGTATTGAGACCATGCGCCAGACCGGCGCGGACATGAGCGAGAAATACAAGGAAACCTCCCTCGGAGGGTTGGCGGTGAACGTGCCAAATTGCTGA
- a CDS encoding peptidoglycan-binding domain-containing protein has translation MSPRDRHDTAPPPRTARRCAALLLAVAALTGCETAAPATPRPEPGVLEATRNGPAGAPEGSCWGRTVSPAVIETVTEQVEVTPAKMNPDGSIAKPPVYKTETRQEIVRARVDNWFETPCPDVLTPEFNSSLQRALEARGFYAGPITGEMDKATRAAVRRYQARQGPNSEVLSLSTARALGLVAVPRQNG, from the coding sequence TTGAGCCCGAGAGACCGGCATGACACAGCCCCTCCCCCCAGAACCGCGCGGCGCTGCGCCGCTTTGCTGCTGGCCGTCGCGGCCTTGACGGGTTGCGAGACGGCGGCACCGGCCACGCCCCGCCCCGAGCCGGGGGTGCTAGAGGCCACCCGCAACGGCCCCGCAGGCGCGCCGGAGGGAAGCTGCTGGGGCCGCACGGTCAGCCCTGCGGTGATTGAGACGGTGACCGAACAGGTCGAAGTGACCCCGGCCAAGATGAACCCCGATGGCAGCATCGCCAAACCGCCCGTCTATAAGACAGAAACCCGGCAAGAGATCGTGCGCGCACGGGTCGACAACTGGTTCGAAACCCCCTGCCCCGACGTGCTGACGCCCGAGTTCAACAGCAGCCTGCAACGGGCACTCGAGGCGCGGGGGTTTTACGCGGGGCCAATCACTGGCGAGATGGACAAAGCGACACGGGCGGCGGTTCGACGCTATCAGGCTCGGCAGGGGCCGAACAGCGAGGTTCTGTCGCTGAGCACGGCACGGGCGCTTGGACTTGTGGCGGTGCCTCGACAAAACGGCTGA